In Liquorilactobacillus nagelii DSM 13675, the following proteins share a genomic window:
- the aroD gene encoding type I 3-dehydroquinate dehydratase: MKTVRIGKLTLGNGCPKIAVSLTGKSATELLQQAQAVMKTQPDLVEWRLDYLQDLSSIKQLAGKLRLILKVPLLLTFRTQEEGGVQALGEKQYFGLLRKIIDQQLADALDIEAARNHQQVETLVQVAHQHKLPVILSYHDFQQTPTTAQILNHLKLMNEMQADLAKIAVMPHTAYDVLELLTATRKAADQLPLPVITMAMGSLGKITRLSGELFGSVLTFGSVGTSSAPGQISVARLRTILAELQLQL, encoded by the coding sequence ATGAAAACAGTTAGAATAGGTAAGCTGACTTTAGGTAATGGTTGTCCAAAAATAGCAGTGTCATTGACTGGGAAATCTGCGACCGAATTACTACAGCAAGCTCAAGCTGTTATGAAGACTCAACCGGATCTTGTCGAGTGGCGCTTAGATTATCTTCAAGACTTAAGTAGCATTAAGCAATTAGCTGGCAAATTACGTTTGATTTTAAAAGTACCTTTACTATTAACTTTTCGGACACAAGAAGAGGGTGGGGTACAGGCTTTGGGTGAAAAACAGTATTTTGGTTTGCTACGGAAAATAATCGATCAACAGCTGGCTGATGCATTGGATATTGAGGCTGCTCGTAATCATCAGCAAGTGGAAACGCTTGTTCAAGTAGCCCACCAGCATAAATTGCCAGTTATTTTAAGTTATCATGATTTCCAACAGACGCCAACGACAGCCCAAATACTAAATCATTTGAAATTAATGAATGAAATGCAGGCTGATCTGGCAAAAATTGCAGTTATGCCACATACAGCGTATGATGTTTTGGAACTTTTAACAGCTACGCGTAAAGCTGCTGATCAACTGCCATTACCTGTGATTACTATGGCAATGGGAAGCTTAGGAAAGATCACTCGATTAAGTGGTGAATTGTTTGGTTCGGTACTGACTTTTGGTTCTGTAGGTACAAGTTCAGCTCCAGGACAAATTTCGGTAGCGCGATTGCGGACAATT
- a CDS encoding sugar porter family MFS transporter, whose translation MKSERANDHFNFLNYCVYIISLGGFLFGYDTGVINGALAFMSKADQLDLTPASQGIVSSSLVIGACLGALGCGRVADKIGRRKTLRIIAIVFTVATFLCTFAMDFWSMSIFRFILGIAVGAASSLSPMYLAEISPENLRAANINKNAIFIVLGQLCAFIVNAILGNLWGTWGPIWRVMIVSAAIPSIVLWINSFHIGGSPQWLLLQKRFKGAKKLFQELGFKNAEDLVFNQDDHKSQQHATFNWRKVLQNQHLTYLLATGIIVALIQQISGINTVMYYGTILLERVGMGQGGSLYANILIGFVSVIASIFGTRMIENTDHHRILVIGLIGNAVFLTLLGLTMRVDVFSQSVTNILVLINLTLFLANHQGIVSPVTWLILAEMFPTKVKAQFMSVATATTWITNFIISLIYPQLIASLGVTLVFFVFAATNCLSIVLAIIFVKGSKIKSAYQKIDGSTIK comes from the coding sequence ATGAAGAGTGAAAGAGCTAATGATCATTTTAATTTTCTAAATTATTGTGTCTATATTATTTCCTTGGGTGGTTTTTTATTTGGTTATGATACGGGAGTTATAAATGGTGCTTTGGCTTTTATGAGTAAAGCTGATCAACTTGATTTAACACCGGCTTCGCAAGGAATTGTTTCAAGTTCTTTAGTTATCGGTGCTTGTTTGGGTGCTTTAGGTTGTGGTCGTGTAGCCGATAAAATCGGCCGTCGGAAAACATTGCGAATTATCGCAATTGTCTTTACTGTAGCGACATTCTTGTGTACTTTTGCAATGGATTTTTGGAGCATGTCGATTTTTCGTTTTATTTTAGGAATTGCTGTCGGGGCTGCTTCAAGCTTGTCTCCAATGTACTTAGCTGAAATTTCGCCAGAAAATTTACGAGCCGCCAATATTAACAAAAATGCTATTTTTATCGTTTTGGGTCAATTATGTGCTTTTATTGTTAACGCCATTTTGGGCAATCTCTGGGGAACTTGGGGGCCAATTTGGCGAGTAATGATTGTGTCAGCAGCCATTCCATCAATTGTTTTATGGATTAATTCATTTCATATCGGTGGCAGTCCTCAATGGTTATTGTTGCAAAAACGCTTCAAAGGTGCCAAAAAGTTATTTCAAGAATTAGGCTTTAAAAATGCTGAAGATCTAGTCTTCAATCAAGATGACCATAAAAGTCAGCAACATGCCACCTTCAATTGGCGCAAAGTTCTGCAAAACCAACACCTAACATATTTATTGGCAACAGGAATTATAGTGGCTTTAATTCAACAAATTTCAGGAATTAATACCGTTATGTATTATGGGACAATTCTGTTAGAAAGAGTTGGTATGGGTCAAGGCGGCTCCTTATACGCAAATATTTTGATTGGTTTTGTCTCAGTTATTGCGAGTATCTTTGGAACTCGAATGATTGAAAATACTGATCATCATCGTATTTTAGTTATCGGTTTGATTGGAAATGCGGTTTTTTTAACTTTGTTGGGACTAACCATGAGAGTTGACGTTTTTTCACAGAGTGTTACTAACATTTTAGTTTTAATTAATCTGACCTTATTTTTGGCTAATCATCAAGGAATTGTCAGCCCGGTTACTTGGTTAATATTAGCAGAAATGTTTCCAACAAAAGTTAAAGCGCAATTTATGTCTGTGGCAACAGCTACAACTTGGATTACTAACTTTATTATCAGTCTGATTTACCCACAATTAATTGCTAGCTTGGGAGTGACCTTAGTTTTCTTTGTTTTCGCTGCAACCAACTGTTTAAGTATTGTTCTAGCAATCATTTTCGTTAAAGGTTCAAAGATAAAATCCGCCTACCAAAAAATAGACGGATCTACGATCAAATAA
- a CDS encoding MFS transporter produces the protein MNTHKLKLQCSILTGLAFLMGLSQFIIIGIINNLASSVQTSISQVGLLVTLFAIVYAVATPIINLLVGHVYLHKVLISFFGIFAFSNLLTAVTIDYNTLLVSRVLTALSSGPSISVAITFAAAIAPSEKRAWIVSWVFSGFSIASVFGVPLGTWISDNFNWRLTFWGIFILAVILTILAYFLLPHSLRQTGNASLDSQLKVLTDKRILWGILLPILNFGAIYMIYTYLKPLLIYKLGFSHSWMTIILFLYGLCGLISNQISGRIANHDWLKTLGKFILLQAVSLILLSVLIKINWLALTAILLMALTMAIQNSPVQLYYMNIAKEDYPQSLIIASSFNSIFSNVGVAIGSFAGGLVTDSLGLGFLGMFASLFSLASLGVIRVITRNNN, from the coding sequence ATGAATACCCACAAACTTAAACTTCAATGTAGTATTTTAACTGGACTAGCATTTTTAATGGGCCTTAGTCAATTTATTATTATTGGAATTATTAATAATTTAGCTAGCAGTGTACAAACATCCATTAGTCAGGTAGGTCTTTTGGTTACTTTATTTGCCATTGTCTATGCCGTTGCAACACCAATTATTAACTTATTAGTTGGACATGTTTATTTGCATAAGGTTTTAATCAGTTTTTTTGGGATTTTTGCCTTTAGTAACTTATTGACAGCCGTAACAATTGATTATAATACCTTGTTAGTTAGCCGGGTGCTGACGGCACTGTCTTCGGGACCCTCAATCTCGGTAGCGATCACCTTTGCCGCTGCCATTGCTCCAAGCGAAAAACGCGCTTGGATCGTTTCCTGGGTTTTTTCTGGTTTTAGTATTGCGTCAGTTTTTGGTGTACCTTTGGGAACTTGGATTAGTGACAATTTTAATTGGCGCCTGACCTTTTGGGGAATTTTTATTCTAGCAGTAATTTTAACGATATTAGCCTATTTTCTTTTACCGCACAGCCTGCGACAAACAGGGAATGCGAGTTTAGATAGTCAATTAAAGGTTCTAACTGATAAGCGAATTTTATGGGGAATTTTATTGCCAATTCTGAACTTTGGGGCAATTTACATGATTTATACTTATTTGAAACCATTATTGATCTATAAATTAGGCTTTTCGCATTCTTGGATGACAATAATTTTGTTTCTTTATGGTTTATGTGGTCTGATTAGCAATCAAATAAGTGGGCGCATTGCTAACCATGATTGGCTGAAAACTTTAGGTAAGTTCATTTTGCTCCAAGCTGTCAGCTTAATCCTACTTTCAGTGCTAATTAAGATCAATTGGCTGGCGCTAACAGCAATCCTATTAATGGCTTTAACCATGGCAATTCAAAACTCACCAGTGCAATTATATTATATGAATATTGCTAAAGAAGATTATCCGCAGTCATTAATCATCGCCTCATCCTTTAATTCAATTTTTTCAAATGTCGGAGTGGCTATAGGATCATTTGCCGGCGGTCTAGTTACTGATAGCTTGGGGTTAGGCTTTTTAGGGATGTTTGCTAGTTTGTTTAGTCTTGCTTCACTGGGCGTTATCCGTGTTATTACCAGAAATAATAATTAG
- a CDS encoding transposase, whose protein sequence is MSKRKRYSVEFKKMIVQLYESGTSVTDLTSEYGIASATIYKWNDLYKKDNDTGVSKADLLEMQARITKLESENDILKKALTIFAKK, encoded by the coding sequence ATGAGCAAAAGAAAGAGATATTCTGTCGAATTCAAGAAAATGATCGTTCAGCTGTATGAAAGCGGGACATCAGTCACTGATCTTACCAGCGAATATGGGATTGCCAGTGCCACCATTTATAAATGGAATGATTTGTACAAGAAAGATAATGATACCGGGGTCTCCAAGGCCGACTTGTTAGAAATGCAGGCAAGAATTACCAAGCTGGAAAGTGAAAACGATATCCTAAAAAAAGCATTAACCATATTCGCAAAAAAGTAA
- a CDS encoding IS3 family transposase, which yields MKDWQSAIKVTASAHSVKEVCQTLHLCRSTYYQYQHQTKPEQFKRRQVLYQQIRRIYFDHRRVYGAPKVHEELLREGYHASLKLVQKLMRHLGLRSIVVKKWRYEHNNYIDQMTYPNLLKQDFKAVKPNQKWAADITYIPTKTDGWCYLATIMDLYSRKIIAHKLSRHMTTELVVNVLNQACETRTVKAGLILHTDLGSQYRSTALETALKQHAIRHSYSKRGYPYDNSVVESFHASFKKEEVYQRTYKDYHEANLAQFSYIEGFYNSRRIISADGYLTPDEKEQLVS from the coding sequence ATCAAAGATTGGCAGTCAGCTATTAAAGTAACGGCATCAGCGCATAGCGTTAAAGAAGTCTGTCAGACGTTGCACTTATGTCGATCAACCTACTATCAGTACCAGCACCAGACTAAGCCTGAACAGTTTAAGCGGCGCCAAGTTTTATACCAGCAAATCCGACGCATCTACTTTGATCATCGGCGGGTTTATGGCGCTCCTAAAGTTCACGAGGAACTTTTACGTGAGGGCTATCATGCCAGTTTGAAACTGGTTCAAAAGCTGATGCGACACCTAGGCCTCCGGTCAATTGTCGTCAAAAAGTGGCGCTATGAGCACAACAACTATATTGACCAAATGACCTACCCTAATTTGTTAAAACAAGACTTTAAAGCTGTCAAACCTAATCAAAAATGGGCTGCTGATATTACCTATATTCCGACCAAAACTGATGGGTGGTGCTATCTGGCAACCATCATGGACTTGTATTCTCGCAAAATTATCGCTCATAAATTAAGCCGACACATGACAACCGAGTTGGTTGTCAACGTACTTAATCAAGCTTGTGAAACTAGAACTGTCAAGGCTGGTTTGATTCTGCATACTGATTTGGGCAGCCAGTATCGAAGTACTGCCCTTGAAACAGCATTGAAGCAACACGCTATCCGGCACTCTTACAGTAAACGTGGCTATCCGTATGACAATTCTGTGGTGGAGTCATTTCATGCCAGCTTCAAGAAGGAGGAGGTTTACCAACGGACTTACAAAGACTATCATGAAGCCAATTTGGCTCAGTTTAGTTACATTGAAGGATTTTATAATTCTCGGCGGATCATTAGTGCCGATGGCTATTTAACTCCAGATGAAAAGGAACAATTAGTCAGTTAG
- a CDS encoding PASTA domain-containing protein encodes MSKKKMLGKLTKTALNAVAPDFVDSTANIVSNELEKRKDYIKIPDVVSLPVDEASSILESYGFKFSKALIDPDSKYAERRPLTVLKISPNVGWAVDPKTFVKVFYADEAVITKSKELKNAIALKKEQQKKEQQEKLHNLTDSTVNQTKKMISKFDFHKHKE; translated from the coding sequence ATGTCAAAGAAAAAAATGTTGGGAAAATTAACTAAAACTGCCCTAAATGCAGTAGCGCCTGATTTTGTGGACTCAACAGCGAATATAGTAAGTAATGAACTTGAAAAGAGAAAAGATTATATTAAAATACCCGATGTAGTCTCATTACCAGTTGATGAAGCATCATCAATTTTAGAAAGTTATGGTTTCAAATTCAGTAAAGCCCTGATAGACCCAGATAGCAAATACGCTGAAAGAAGGCCTCTAACAGTTTTAAAAATTTCTCCAAATGTCGGTTGGGCTGTTGATCCAAAAACATTTGTTAAAGTGTTTTACGCTGATGAAGCAGTTATTACGAAAAGTAAAGAACTAAAAAATGCTATTGCGTTAAAGAAAGAACAGCAGAAAAAAGAACAACAAGAAAAATTACACAATCTAACTGATAGTACTGTTAACCAGACCAAAAAAATGATTAGTAAATTCGACTTTCACAAACATAAAGAATAA
- a CDS encoding type I restriction-modification system subunit M has translation MADNNIQSITSKLWAMANELRGNMDAGEFKNYILAFMFYRYLSEHQEEYLVTNNVIDIPKGKTPNEVYMAEAAGDDLADYLDDISSMLGYAIAPKDTWVSLNERIDNAQVIPSDYQTIFDNFNKNAELNKEAVQDFSGVFNDINLGDSRLGASTTARAKSLNNIVKLVDDIEYKAENGKDILGEIYEYLIGQFAASAGKKGGEFYTPHQVSKVLAKIVTNDVKENNKSFTVYDPTMGSGSLLLTVGNESPHGKKTGAIKYYGQELNTTTYNLARMNLMMHDVTFNNMNLNNADTLENDWPDGPDEKGIDHPRSFDAVVANPPYSAKWDNTKSKLKDPRFSDYGKLAPASKADYAFVLHSLYHLNNSGTMAIVLPHGVLFRGAAEGKIRQTLIEKNYLDTVIGLPANLFYGTSIPTTILVFKKNRTNKDILFIDASNDYEKGKNQNTLTDANIDKIIATFKDRQDVDKYAHVASLAEIKENDFNLNIPRYVDTFEEEEPVDLQEVKKMLAQDNQEIAKLEAEIAEQLKILGV, from the coding sequence ATGGCAGATAACAATATACAAAGCATTACTAGTAAACTATGGGCGATGGCAAACGAGCTTCGCGGAAATATGGATGCAGGAGAATTTAAAAACTACATTTTAGCGTTTATGTTTTACCGCTATCTTTCAGAACATCAAGAAGAATATTTGGTAACTAATAATGTAATTGATATACCAAAAGGGAAAACGCCAAATGAGGTTTATATGGCTGAGGCAGCTGGTGATGATTTAGCCGATTACCTCGATGATATATCATCTATGCTTGGTTATGCGATTGCGCCAAAGGATACATGGGTTTCATTGAACGAAAGAATTGACAACGCACAAGTGATTCCAAGTGACTATCAAACAATTTTCGATAATTTCAACAAAAATGCTGAGTTGAATAAAGAAGCAGTGCAAGACTTTAGCGGTGTCTTCAATGATATTAATCTTGGTGATTCACGATTGGGTGCATCTACAACAGCGCGGGCTAAATCACTTAACAACATCGTGAAGTTAGTTGATGATATTGAATATAAAGCTGAAAATGGTAAAGATATCCTGGGTGAAATATACGAATATCTAATTGGTCAATTTGCTGCATCGGCTGGGAAAAAAGGGGGCGAGTTTTATACTCCGCATCAAGTAAGTAAAGTTCTTGCTAAGATTGTAACCAATGATGTTAAAGAAAATAATAAGTCATTTACTGTTTATGATCCAACCATGGGATCAGGTTCTCTCCTGTTAACGGTTGGTAATGAATCACCTCATGGCAAAAAGACGGGGGCCATCAAGTATTATGGTCAAGAGTTGAATACAACAACCTATAACTTAGCACGGATGAATCTAATGATGCATGATGTTACATTCAATAATATGAATTTAAACAACGCAGATACTTTGGAAAACGACTGGCCGGATGGTCCAGATGAAAAAGGAATTGATCATCCACGTTCATTTGATGCCGTTGTAGCCAATCCGCCATATTCTGCCAAGTGGGATAATACAAAGTCAAAGTTAAAAGATCCACGGTTCAGTGATTATGGGAAACTTGCTCCTGCTTCCAAAGCAGACTATGCTTTTGTTTTACATAGTTTATATCATTTAAATAATTCAGGAACAATGGCCATTGTTTTACCGCATGGAGTCTTATTCCGTGGAGCTGCAGAAGGTAAAATTCGGCAAACGTTGATTGAAAAAAATTATTTGGATACAGTGATTGGACTGCCAGCTAATTTATTTTATGGCACAAGCATTCCGACAACAATTCTTGTGTTCAAAAAGAATCGCACAAATAAAGACATTCTGTTCATTGATGCATCAAATGACTATGAAAAAGGTAAAAATCAAAACACCTTAACTGACGCTAACATAGACAAAATTATCGCTACATTCAAAGACCGCCAAGATGTTGATAAATATGCACATGTGGCTAGTCTAGCAGAAATCAAAGAAAATGATTTTAATTTAAATATCCCACGCTATGTTGACACTTTTGAAGAAGAAGAACCAGTTGATCTTCAAGAAGTGAAAAAAATGCTTGCGCAAGACAATCAAGAAATTGCAAAATTAGAAGCAGAAATTGCAGAACAGTTAAAAATTTTAGGTGTATAG
- a CDS encoding restriction endonuclease subunit S produces MTNNKSGIPKLRFPGYTEPWEQRKLGELADIVGGGTPSTNNDEYWNGDIDWYSPVEINNQIYVSGSKNKITELGLQKSSAKVLPIGTVLFTSRAGIGKTAILAKKGTTNQGFQSILPHENKLDSYFIFSRTDELKRYGETNGAGSTFVEVSGKQMSKMPIMLPKIEEQMRIGTFFQQLDNLITLHQRKLDDLKTQKKGLLQKMFPKNGEDVPEVRFPEFTGTWKRRKWIDTVDMSTNMVDPKTGKYDKLLHIGPGNIEPFTGRILDNVNTVKDDNLISGKFHFNSNDIIYGKINPQLAKYTHVNFEGLASADTYVLNSKNGITQDFLYVELQTSEFYKYSVSVSMRTGMPKINRDELNKFNYLVPKNVEEQQKIGTFFQRLDNLITLHQRKIEHLQLQKKGLLQQMFV; encoded by the coding sequence ATGACAAATAATAAAAGTGGTATACCTAAGTTAAGGTTCCCTGGTTATACGGAACCTTGGGAACAGCGTAAGTTGGGGGAACTGGCTGACATTGTTGGTGGCGGTACCCCTAGCACAAACAATGACGAGTATTGGAATGGTGATATTGATTGGTATTCGCCAGTTGAAATTAACAATCAAATTTATGTTTCAGGTAGTAAAAATAAAATTACCGAGTTAGGTTTACAAAAGAGTTCAGCGAAAGTTTTGCCAATTGGAACGGTTCTTTTTACCTCTCGTGCAGGTATCGGAAAAACTGCTATTTTGGCAAAAAAAGGAACAACCAACCAAGGTTTTCAGTCGATTTTGCCTCATGAAAATAAGCTAGATTCCTATTTTATTTTCTCAAGGACCGATGAATTAAAGCGTTACGGTGAAACTAATGGAGCAGGTTCAACTTTTGTCGAAGTCTCTGGAAAACAAATGTCAAAGATGCCAATCATGCTTCCAAAGATAGAAGAACAGATGAGAATCGGCACCTTTTTCCAACAGCTCGACAACCTCATCACCCTTCATCAGCGTAAGTTAGATGATTTGAAGACTCAGAAAAAAGGTCTACTTCAAAAAATGTTTCCCAAAAATGGTGAAGATGTTCCGGAAGTTCGCTTTCCTGAATTTACTGGCACTTGGAAACGGCGTAAGTGGATAGACACTGTAGATATGTCTACGAATATGGTGGATCCTAAGACTGGAAAGTACGATAAATTATTGCATATAGGTCCAGGAAATATTGAGCCATTTACTGGTAGGATATTGGATAATGTAAACACTGTGAAGGATGATAATTTAATCAGTGGCAAATTTCATTTTAATTCTAATGATATTATTTATGGGAAAATAAATCCTCAACTAGCAAAGTATACTCATGTAAATTTTGAGGGATTAGCTAGTGCAGATACCTATGTTTTAAATTCTAAAAATGGAATTACTCAAGATTTTCTGTACGTAGAATTACAGACATCTGAATTTTATAAATATTCTGTATCCGTATCTATGAGAACAGGTATGCCAAAAATTAATAGAGATGAGCTAAATAAATTTAATTATTTAGTACCGAAAAATGTCGAAGAACAACAAAAAATCGGCACTTTTTTCCAACGCCTCGACAACCTCATCACCCTTCATCAGCGTAAGATTGAACATCTTCAATTACAGAAAAAAGGCCTTTTACAACAAATGTTTGTTTAA